Below is a window of Camelina sativa cultivar DH55 chromosome 11, Cs, whole genome shotgun sequence DNA.
ACGTAGAACATAAATACTATAGCAAgtacaatagtatatatatctaCAGAAATATGATATTTGAACAAGAGTACTTTACTAATTATGATGGCAATAATctttatagactttaaataaacaaaataaaaagaaaacattactaAAAATATAACCAAACTCTCTCTTAAAGTTTGTAAATATCATATTGTTCTTTAGATCTTGGAAatgaatctctctctttcatacTAGTTTTGTTGTTCAACTGTCGTCACAACTTGGACACTCATTTACAGATTTAGAAATCATCCATCCTAAAGGCAAATGACTCCATGTTTAAGTAGATGATAACCACTAAACTACTGATTCAAACCATATAATAGAGCTTCTCTTGGTATATATGATCAAAGAGTCAAGACCTTTCACAACAATTAACTTCTAAAGTTGCAAAATCATTGATCCGATAGAATTGATTTGGTGGGTTTTTGCATCGGAAATCAAAAAGGCTAATTCTGATAGACTTACATCTAGCAAAACGCCAACAAGAACTTCAAGAAGTTTCATAACAGAGAAATGAAGACAAAAGATCTTAAACGTTGATTAAAAACTTGTAAAGAGTGAAATTAGTCTGATCAAATAGTAACAAAACCATCCGTTACAAAACCAAGTCTAGAATATGTTtctgaaaaaaccaaaaagcctACATAAAACCGTCTGAGAAAACTTCTTTATATCGTATGCCCCCTTTCCACCAGGGGAACCACTCTGACCGGGAAAACTGCAGCTTGACGAACCATCGTTACGACATCACGCATGGGAGGCCGTGCTTGTGGCTCTGCACTAATACAAAGCCTCGCAGTCtgaaatattctctttaaacCTTCGACCGAATACGTATTACCGAGCGCAGTATCAGCTGCCTCAGGCACATCCCCATATCTAGCCCATACTCGCAAAAactgcaaacaaaaaatgaacatccaaaacacaactcagtttatatattacttacAGAATACGAAACGTATAAAAAGTTGCTAGATACGAGGTTTTAGTCATACCCAATCAGTGAGTTTCCGTTTATCCTCAGGAACAGTCTCATTCGGATTCTGATTATAAGGTCTCCTTCCGGTGAAAAGCACAATCAGAAAAACTCCATAGCTGTAGACATCGTACTTGGTCGAAACCCAGTGGGACTGCTCTGCTTCTGGTGGGATGTATCCCATAGTTCCCTTCAACTCAGTGATCTTGCTCCGCTTCTCAACGCCGCGTCTGTTTACAACGACTTTAGTCGCCAATCCAAAATCAGTCAGCTTCGGCACAAAATTCGCATCAAGTAGAATATTCCCAGCCTTGACGTCTTGGTTGATCACTTTTAGCACCTCGTGTAGATAAATCAGACCTTCAGATACACCCTCGGCAATTCTCATCCTCGTCCCCCAATCCAAAACCCGAGTTGGCTGCTCTAGACCTTGAGGTATCGGACTCTTCCTCATGTAATCTACAAAAACAGAACGTTAATGAAGGAGTTGAGTATGTTTAGAAACTAAACCAGAATCAATAAACTGAAGATGTTGAGTTTGATATTGAGTTATCTTTACCAAAGATGTGGCGTCCGAGAGTGCCATTGGGCATGAACTCGTAAACTATAGCACGGTTTCTGCGGCCGTAACATCTGCCAAGAAGTTTAATCACGTTTGGGTGATTAGCTTCATGCAACGTTGTAACCTCTGCCAAGAACTCTTTATGACCAGTTTCGTTGTTATGAGCTTGAATCTTCACAGCTCCAACCTAACGAATCAAAAGTCGCAGTTCTGGTTTAGAAATTGGGTTTCGAGATTTAACCATAAAGGAAATGACCTTTTGGGTTTATACCTCGTTAGTTCTTTCGAAATTGACACGATAGACTTCGCCGAAGTTGCCTTTGCCGAGATAAAACTCTTGCCGGAAGTTTACGGTTGAGTGTAAGATTTCGTGCCATCGATATGGTCGTCCACAATTGGCAGGTAGAGGTGGAGTTACAGGGAAAAGAGTAGCATCCGGCTCTGCAGTATGAATTACTAAACGTTAAAGATCGATTGAACAAGATCACCCTAAAATCGATTTCTTGCAGTACAcgtctactactactactactttcaCTTGAACATATGACGTTAATGAATCAGTTAACTTCATGAAAACAAGAAGAactctactactactactttcaCTTGCATGAGACGAGATCAAAACGAATAAGTCAGCACactcttaaaaaaaacagagttgctTAAGGCACAAGAAACCTCGATTTCAGaagattgaaaaagaaagagaaacgaaAACGGAACCTTCAACCCCACGACTGCGAGGGTCAGGGATCTGGAGTTCATCTCTCCACAAACGATTGAGGGATTCGGTGTCCACAAGTGGTTCGTCGTCAAACACTTCTTCCGGCGGTGCGCTATTTGAGGTTTCTCCGGTGACACAGCAAAAGAAACGACTCATCGTAGCGATCAACGAAGAGAAATCTTTCTTGaggcttttctttttgattttctcgAGAAACTATTTTCCCGGAAAAAGAACGTAATTAAACAGACTCTCAACTAAAAAACTAGAGCGAGAAAGTGAGCAagcgatagagagagagagtgagttgATGATGGTGAGCACTAAATGATCTCGTTGGTGAATGATCTCGTTgtgaaactaaaataaaataaaataatactctGTTTTGACTCTGTTAGTTGTCAGTTGTAACTCTGTTTACTGGTTCGTTACTTCGTTTCTTGATAAAAACGGTAAGTTAAcgaacaaaaatacaattaaaaaaggaaaaatactcGAGTTATATTCATAGAATAATTTAGGATAAGAGTATCAAGCGAAGAGAAAATAGTGTGGATAAAAAGTGTAGTGAAGGGATTACTCgataaaattgaattttattaaaatattaatcagaATTAATGAGTAAATGATTGTTTTTAGGAAATAAATGCTGTAGCAACATTGTTATGTTTGCAGGAATACGATATTTAAACGAGTactaattaataatacaaaaggAAAGTCTCATTGC
It encodes the following:
- the LOC104729007 gene encoding serine/threonine-protein kinase CDL1-like, whose product is MSRFFCCVTGETSNSAPPEEVFDDEPLVDTESLNRLWRDELQIPDPRSRGVEEPDATLFPVTPPLPANCGRPYRWHEILHSTVNFRQEFYLGKGNFGEVYRVNFERTNEVGAVKIQAHNNETGHKEFLAEVTTLHEANHPNVIKLLGRCYGRRNRAIVYEFMPNGTLGRHIFDYMRKSPIPQGLEQPTRVLDWGTRMRIAEGVSEGLIYLHEVLKVINQDVKAGNILLDANFVPKLTDFGLATKVVVNRRGVEKRSKITELKGTMGYIPPEAEQSHWVSTKYDVYSYGVFLIVLFTGRRPYNQNPNETVPEDKRKLTDWFLRVWARYGDVPEAADTALGNTYSVEGLKRIFQTARLCISAEPQARPPMRDVVTMVRQAAVFPVRVVPLVERGHTI